A single region of the Pararhodospirillum photometricum DSM 122 genome encodes:
- a CDS encoding glycosyltransferase translates to MAPTATVDILVPVYGARQETLACLSSLFESLSSEGTPPHEIIAIDDAGPDPRLCEELARLGAAGRLTFLSNEHTLGFPKTVNRGLALHPDRDVVLLNADTLVAGDWLRRLQRAAYAHPETVSVTPLSNDGTLVSYPLPLDETPVPVPSLEQTKTLDALAQQANPGLTLEIPTAVGFCVYLRRDGLTETGWLDEETFGRGYGEENDFCMRARQRGFRHRVAADVFVAHVGGRSFGRQKSFLTLRNSRLLEALHPGYHALITAFFHEDPLRDARRRIDIRRWSDIGARPSTLLITLGLRGGVARFVQERTQAASLRNRRVLTLFPAPSPDEILENKNNQKNKNSNIVQKKMDIPNGLSRLAISDRQDLKNIIFNTRKDIYEIESLLKLSMVDEIEIHHFLGHDLQITSLPDRLGVPYDVFIHDYHLICPRINLVDDHGRYCGEPDLLACEQCVADPATRFEPSLTVTALRRRSQTLIAGARRVIGATTGXLSRLRRHLPGLSSGPEFVVTPWETDLPTPCCPEPSSPNKRWRIAIIGAVGQQKGYDILLACAEDAAARDLPLEFVLVRKRS, encoded by the coding sequence ATGGCGCCGACGGCCACGGTCGATATTTTGGTGCCGGTTTATGGGGCCCGCCAGGAAACGTTGGCCTGTCTTTCTTCTCTCTTCGAGAGTCTCTCCTCTGAAGGCACACCTCCCCATGAAATCATTGCCATTGATGATGCTGGGCCTGACCCCCGTTTGTGTGAGGAGTTAGCTCGCTTGGGGGCGGCTGGGCGCTTGACGTTTCTAAGTAACGAGCACACCCTTGGCTTTCCTAAAACCGTCAACCGAGGGCTCGCCTTACACCCCGACCGGGATGTCGTTTTGCTCAATGCGGATACCTTAGTGGCCGGGGATTGGCTGCGGCGCTTGCAGCGGGCTGCATATGCCCACCCTGAGACTGTTTCGGTAACCCCTTTATCAAACGACGGAACCCTCGTTTCTTATCCTCTGCCTTTGGACGAGACCCCAGTTCCGGTTCCCTCTTTAGAGCAAACAAAGACTCTTGATGCGCTAGCCCAGCAGGCTAACCCCGGCCTGACGTTGGAGATCCCGACTGCTGTTGGCTTTTGTGTCTATCTGCGACGGGACGGGTTAACCGAGACGGGATGGCTGGATGAAGAAACCTTTGGGAGAGGATATGGGGAGGAAAACGATTTTTGCATGCGGGCACGGCAACGTGGCTTTCGACATCGCGTTGCTGCCGATGTCTTTGTCGCCCATGTCGGCGGACGCTCTTTTGGTCGACAAAAATCTTTTTTAACCCTACGGAACAGCCGTCTTCTAGAGGCGCTACACCCAGGGTATCACGCCTTGATTACCGCATTTTTTCATGAAGATCCCCTGCGGGACGCCCGCAGGCGGATCGATATTAGGCGTTGGTCGGATATTGGGGCCCGACCATCGACTTTGCTCATCACCCTAGGATTACGAGGAGGTGTCGCCCGCTTCGTCCAGGAGCGCACTCAGGCGGCTTCTTTACGAAATCGACGAGTTCTTACCTTATTTCCCGCTCCTTCCCCTGATGAAATCTTAGAAAATAAAAACAATCAAAAAAATAAAAACTCAAATATAGTTCAAAAAAAAATGGATATTCCCAATGGATTATCCCGTCTTGCTATTTCTGATCGGCAAGACCTAAAAAATATTATTTTTAATACACGTAAAGATATATATGAAATAGAGAGCTTACTAAAACTTTCTATGGTTGATGAAATTGAAATTCATCATTTTTTAGGTCACGATCTACAAATTACTTCTCTTCCAGATCGCCTTGGGGTTCCTTATGATGTTTTTATTCATGATTACCATCTAATTTGTCCACGAATTAATCTTGTCGATGACCATGGACGATATTGCGGTGAGCCTGATCTTTTGGCGTGTGAGCAATGCGTTGCCGATCCAGCGACCCGGTTTGAACCATCGCTTACGGTAACGGCGTTACGTCGGCGATCACAAACCCTGATTGCGGGAGCCCGTCGAGTGATTGGCGCCACCACGGGGRCTTTATCGCGTCTGCGTCGCCATTTACCCGGCCTTTCATCTGGTCCTGAGTTTGTGGTCACTCCCTGGGAAACAGACCTCCCGACGCCTTGTTGCCCAGAGCCATCATCTCCAAACAAACGATGGCGTATTGCGATTATTGGCGCGGTAGGACAACAGAAGGGGTATGACATTTTGCTTGCCTGCGCTGAGGATGCCGCGGCGCGTGACCTCCCCCTTGAGTTTGTTCTTGTTAGGAAACGCTCGTGA
- a CDS encoding ABC transporter transmembrane domain-containing protein: MTSPTANDRPDTVRPGLTSVHALATVAKHHGLHLSVEQMIRDNAITEEPGLAGLAAIAKKNNLEARVTKLTWQQLFRLGKALPAVLRFNNGQYVVLIAVEEGPTPIVILQDPLSPDEACISVDKVRLETNWDGDAILIKRRYRLSDTERPFGLVWITGQVLKEKIIFRDVGIAALIISFFALVPPLVFMTIVDRILVHQRLSTLHILTTGVCFVILFDMIFGFLRRKLLALGSAKIDARMSTYIFDKMVNLPIDYFERNPTGVISYKLGEVWRIRNFLTGQLFGTILDSTVLFVLLPVMFYISSPLTFFVLGLSILMSVVVLAYIAPMAQSRGLGRPRLPSLGFP, encoded by the coding sequence ATGACCAGCCCAACCGCGAATGACCGGCCGGATACCGTTCGGCCTGGACTGACCAGCGTTCACGCGTTGGCCACCGTCGCCAAGCACCACGGATTGCATCTTTCCGTGGAGCAAATGATCCGAGACAACGCGATTACCGAAGAGCCAGGACTAGCAGGCCTCGCAGCCATTGCTAAAAAAAACAATCTGGAAGCTCGTGTTACCAAACTGACGTGGCAGCAGCTCTTCCGACTCGGAAAGGCTCTACCCGCAGTTTTGCGTTTCAACAACGGCCAGTATGTCGTTTTGATTGCTGTAGAAGAAGGTCCCACTCCTATCGTCATCTTGCAAGATCCCTTGAGCCCTGATGAGGCTTGTATTTCTGTTGACAAGGTTCGCCTTGAAACAAACTGGGATGGCGATGCGATTCTGATCAAACGCCGCTACAGACTTTCAGACACAGAGCGTCCTTTTGGTCTCGTCTGGATCACAGGGCAAGTCCTCAAAGAAAAAATAATTTTTAGGGACGTCGGAATCGCTGCCCTAATTATCAGTTTTTTCGCGCTCGTTCCGCCCCTCGTTTTTATGACGATTGTTGACAGAATATTAGTTCACCAGCGTCTGTCTACACTTCATATCCTGACGACCGGAGTGTGTTTCGTCATTCTCTTTGATATGATTTTTGGATTTCTGCGTCGAAAACTTCTTGCGCTTGGCTCGGCAAAAATAGATGCTCGGATGAGCACTTATATTTTCGACAAAATGGTCAATCTTCCCATCGACTATTTTGAAAGAAATCCGACAGGTGTTATTTCTTATAAGCTTGGAGAAGTTTGGCGCATAAGAAATTTTCTTACGGGACAGTTATTTGGAACGATCCTTGATTCAACTGTTCTTTTTGTTCTTCTGCCTGTAATGTTTTACATTAGCTCACCGCTAACGTTTTTTGTTCTTGGACTCTCCATTCTTATGTCTGTTGTTGTTCTTGCCTACATTGCTCCTATGGCGCAATCGAGGGGTCTGGGGAGGCCGCGCCTCCCCAGCCTTGGTTTTCCGTGA
- a CDS encoding helix-turn-helix domain-containing protein, translating to MWKNSINSASLLAHWLCEEFRVSISKQTLSRELRTIGFRKLSARPRHHAQDAEAPETFKKTSPPARTRSQPMKSRR from the coding sequence GTGTGGAAAAACTCTATAAACTCGGCTAGCCTATTAGCGCACTGGCTGTGCGAGGAGTTCCGTGTGTCAATCAGCAAACAGACGCTCAGCCGGGAACTGCGCACCATAGGGTTCCGCAAGCTATCAGCGCGCCCTCGCCATCATGCCCAGGACGCCGAGGCGCCGGAGACATTCAAAAAAACTTCCCCGCCCGCCCGGACGAGATCGCAACCTATGAAAAGCCGCAGGTAA
- a CDS encoding type II toxin-antitoxin system VapC family toxin, whose translation MIAAARKIYVDSNVIIYFIEGHEEYQSLAGEFFEYVEEAKIPLVTSEITPGECLYGAYKRGRKDSVESFEILFDDLRLFHFVPVAPSLIKSAAKNGAQQRLKLIDALHFATAESVECDVFITNDKGIKSSDFLRVIHLSEL comes from the coding sequence ATGATCGCAGCCGCAAGGAAAATTTACGTCGATTCGAACGTAATTATCTATTTTATCGAGGGACACGAAGAATACCAAAGCCTTGCGGGTGAGTTTTTCGAATATGTGGAAGAGGCGAAAATTCCCCTGGTCACAAGCGAGATAACGCCCGGAGAATGCCTTTATGGCGCATATAAGCGCGGTCGAAAAGACTCCGTCGAGAGTTTTGAAATCCTCTTCGATGATCTCCGACTATTCCATTTCGTTCCGGTTGCGCCAAGCCTGATAAAAAGTGCCGCAAAAAATGGGGCGCAACAACGGCTCAAACTTATCGACGCACTCCATTTCGCTACGGCCGAAAGCGTGGAGTGCGACGTGTTCATTACGAACGACAAGGGGATAAAATCGAGCGATTTCCTAAGAGTTATTCATCTATCCGAGTTATAG
- a CDS encoding TraY domain-containing protein, whose amino-acid sequence MNTPALSIRLPGEIRERLEQAALRTNRSRSFLVQEALTRHLDDIMREQGASETQSRLERLRALKGAGARIYGPLSAEQIDADIREFRSDE is encoded by the coding sequence ATGAACACCCCCGCCCTTTCCATCCGCCTTCCCGGAGAAATCCGGGAGCGCCTTGAACAAGCCGCGCTGCGCACGAACCGTTCGCGGTCTTTCCTCGTGCAAGAGGCGCTTACGCGCCACCTGGACGACATCATGAGGGAGCAAGGGGCAAGCGAAACCCAGAGCCGCTTGGAAAGGCTCCGTGCCTTGAAGGGGGCCGGAGCACGGATATACGGCCCATTGAGCGCGGAGCAAATTGACGCGGATATTCGTGAGTTCCGCAGTGATGAATAG